The proteins below are encoded in one region of Castor canadensis chromosome 6, mCasCan1.hap1v2, whole genome shotgun sequence:
- the Gnb3 gene encoding guanine nucleotide-binding protein G(I)/G(S)/G(T) subunit beta-3 isoform X2, whose amino-acid sequence MGEMEQLRQEAEQLKKQIADARKACADTTLAELVSGLEVVGRVQMRTRRTLRGHLAKIYAMHWATDSKLLVSASQDGKLIVWDTYTTNKVHAIPLRSSWVMTCAYAPSGNFVACGGLDNMCSIYSLKSREGNVKVSRELSAHTGYLSCCRFLDDNNIVTSSGDTTCALWDIETGQQKTVFVGHTGDCMSLAVSPDYKLFISGACDASAKLWDVREGTCRQTFTGHESDINAICFFPNGEAICTGSDDASCRLFDLRADQELTAYSHESIICGITSVAFSLSGRLLFAGYDDFNCNVWDSMKCERVGILSGHDNRVSCLGVTADGMAVATGSWDSFLKIWN is encoded by the exons ATGGGGGAGATGGAGCAATTGAGGCAGGAAGCGGAGCAGCTCAAGAAGCAGATTGCA GATGCCAGGAAAGCCTGTGCTGATACCACTTTGGCAGAG CTGGTGTCTGGCCTAGAGGTGGTGGGACGAGTCCAGATGCGGACACGACGGACATTAAGGGGTCACCTGGCCAAAATCTATGCCATGCACTGGGCCACTGACTCTAA GCTGCTGGTAAGTGCCTCACAAGACGGAAAGCTGATCGTGTGGGATACTTACACCACCAACAAG GTACACGCCATCCCGCTGCGCTCCTCCTGGGTCATGACCTGTGCCTATGCCCCATCAGGGAACTTTGTGGCATGTGGGGGTCTGGACAATATGTGTTCCATCTATAGCCTCAAATCCCGTGAGGGCAATGTCAAGGTCAGCCGGGAGCTCTCAGCTCACACAG GTTATCTTTCCTGCTGCCGTTTCCTGGACGACAACAACATTGTGACCAGCTCGGGGGACACCACGTG TGCTTTGTGGGACATTGAGACAGGGCAGCAGAAAACGGTGTTTGTGGGACACACTGGTGACTGCATGAGCTTGGCTGTGTCTCCTGACTACAAACTCTTCATTTCGGGGGCCTGTGATGCTAGCGCTAAGCTCTGGGATGTGCGGGAGGGGACCTGCCGCCAGACCTTCACTGGCCACGAGTCGGACATCAACGCCATATGT TTCTTCCCCAATGGGGAGGCCATCTGCACAGGCTCAGATGATGCCTCCTGTCGCCTGTTTGACCTGCGGGCAGACCAGGAGCTAACTGCCTACTCCCATGAGAGCATCATCTGTGGCATCACGTCTGTGGCCTTCTCGCTCAGCGGCCGCCTGCTCTTTGCAGGCTACGATGACTTTAACTGCAATGTCTGGGACTCCATGAAGTGTGAGCGTGTGG gCATCCTCTCTGGCCATGACAACAGGGTCAGCTGCCTGGGGGTCACAGCTGATGGGATGGCTGTGGCCACTGGCTCCTGGGACAGCTTCCTCAAAATCTGGAACTGA
- the Gnb3 gene encoding guanine nucleotide-binding protein G(I)/G(S)/G(T) subunit beta-3 isoform X1 gives MAWEDSPIPIPCFQQEPELPLDLSTMGEMEQLRQEAEQLKKQIADARKACADTTLAELVSGLEVVGRVQMRTRRTLRGHLAKIYAMHWATDSKLLVSASQDGKLIVWDTYTTNKVHAIPLRSSWVMTCAYAPSGNFVACGGLDNMCSIYSLKSREGNVKVSRELSAHTGYLSCCRFLDDNNIVTSSGDTTCALWDIETGQQKTVFVGHTGDCMSLAVSPDYKLFISGACDASAKLWDVREGTCRQTFTGHESDINAICFFPNGEAICTGSDDASCRLFDLRADQELTAYSHESIICGITSVAFSLSGRLLFAGYDDFNCNVWDSMKCERVGILSGHDNRVSCLGVTADGMAVATGSWDSFLKIWN, from the exons ATGGCCTGGGAGGATTCCCCAATACCTATCCCATGTTTCCAGCAGGAACCAGAGCTACCCCTTGACCTGTCCACCATGGGGGAGATGGAGCAATTGAGGCAGGAAGCGGAGCAGCTCAAGAAGCAGATTGCA GATGCCAGGAAAGCCTGTGCTGATACCACTTTGGCAGAG CTGGTGTCTGGCCTAGAGGTGGTGGGACGAGTCCAGATGCGGACACGACGGACATTAAGGGGTCACCTGGCCAAAATCTATGCCATGCACTGGGCCACTGACTCTAA GCTGCTGGTAAGTGCCTCACAAGACGGAAAGCTGATCGTGTGGGATACTTACACCACCAACAAG GTACACGCCATCCCGCTGCGCTCCTCCTGGGTCATGACCTGTGCCTATGCCCCATCAGGGAACTTTGTGGCATGTGGGGGTCTGGACAATATGTGTTCCATCTATAGCCTCAAATCCCGTGAGGGCAATGTCAAGGTCAGCCGGGAGCTCTCAGCTCACACAG GTTATCTTTCCTGCTGCCGTTTCCTGGACGACAACAACATTGTGACCAGCTCGGGGGACACCACGTG TGCTTTGTGGGACATTGAGACAGGGCAGCAGAAAACGGTGTTTGTGGGACACACTGGTGACTGCATGAGCTTGGCTGTGTCTCCTGACTACAAACTCTTCATTTCGGGGGCCTGTGATGCTAGCGCTAAGCTCTGGGATGTGCGGGAGGGGACCTGCCGCCAGACCTTCACTGGCCACGAGTCGGACATCAACGCCATATGT TTCTTCCCCAATGGGGAGGCCATCTGCACAGGCTCAGATGATGCCTCCTGTCGCCTGTTTGACCTGCGGGCAGACCAGGAGCTAACTGCCTACTCCCATGAGAGCATCATCTGTGGCATCACGTCTGTGGCCTTCTCGCTCAGCGGCCGCCTGCTCTTTGCAGGCTACGATGACTTTAACTGCAATGTCTGGGACTCCATGAAGTGTGAGCGTGTGG gCATCCTCTCTGGCCATGACAACAGGGTCAGCTGCCTGGGGGTCACAGCTGATGGGATGGCTGTGGCCACTGGCTCCTGGGACAGCTTCCTCAAAATCTGGAACTGA